Within the Myxococcota bacterium genome, the region CTTCGACTTCGCCAAGCGGTCCGAGCCGCCGCCCGACCAGCGGGCGGGAGCCGAGCCGCCCAAGCGCAACGTCTTCCAGCGCCTGTTCGGGTGGATCGGGCGATGAGCGAAGGCCGGTGAGGTTCAGGCTGGTGTTGAGGCGCGGATGAGTCCCAAGCTCCGGACCCTGTTGATCCTGATCGCGGTCATCGTGCCGCTGGACCAGCTCACCAAGTACCTCGTGGTGACCCACGTGCCCTACGGCGGCTACGCCGTGCCGTTCGCGGCGCTCGAGGGCTTCTTCCACATCACTCACTCGCGCAACCCGGGCGCCGCGCTCGGGCTCGCGCAGAACGTGCACGTGTACTTCTTCGTGGCGCTGACCGGCGTGGCGCTGCTCTTGATCGGCTCGTTCTTCCGCCGCATCGACGCCGCCGACCGGCTGTCGGCCGTCTCGCTGGGGCTGATCGTGTCGGGGGCGCTGGGCAACATGCTGGACCGCATCGTGCGCGGCGAGGTGATCGACTTCCTGCAGTTCAACCTCG harbors:
- the lspA gene encoding signal peptidase II; protein product: MSPKLRTLLILIAVIVPLDQLTKYLVVTHVPYGGYAVPFAALEGFFHITHSRNPGAALGLAQNVHVYFFVALTGVALLLIGSFFRRIDAADRLSAVSLGLIVSGALGNMLDRIVRGEVIDFLQFNLGLFIFPDFNVADSAIVIGVCLLLLDVVTQETESGVVPKGAPEERDG